A region from the Metarhizium brunneum chromosome 7, complete sequence genome encodes:
- the napA_1 gene encoding AP-1-like transcription factor napA — protein sequence MSRRCSHDLIQDQVDAVIEAPGFYLADDLGHLFSSSLPSTDEVAQTPGSSSSSQVSDGCSSGLDDAVASPLQPSSRKMVALAPAQPRWPPSADSQLPQGSRYHKRREQNRVAQRAFRQRKEQHLKELEDKVAVLEATRDRINAENARLQEDLERATVEYSLLQNLAKPSSLFDCADRSDGSSISAPSREWLASPPPTSSSEPHCLAASRPRYCGHELNAGQMWEFITGHRLFQEGLADVDSIARELRRFFPGDGMGGITEDILTHCIHESARLRQGGYRLQLTDKFRPSSI from the exons ATGTCCCGTCGCTGCTCACACGATTTGATCCAGGACCAAGTCGATGCCGTCATCGAGGCTCCAGGCTTCTATCTCGCCGACGATTTAGGCCATCTATTCAGCAGTTCTCTACCGTCTACCGACGAAGTTGCACAAACCCCCGgaagctcctcctcgtcacaGGTCTCCGACGGTTGCAGCTCTGGTCTCGATGACGCCGTCGCATCTCCCCTCCAGCCCAGCAGTCGCAAAAtggtggctttggcgccGGCGCAGCCCAGATGGCCACCCAGTGCAGATTCGCAGCTACCACAGGGCTCGAGATATCACAAGCGCAGGGAGCAGAATCGGGTGGC CCAACGTGCTTTTAGACAGCGCAAGGAACAGCACCTCAAGGAGCTAGAAGACAAGGTGGCGGTTCTGGAAGCGACTAGAGACCGCATCAACGCGGAGAACGCCCGACTGCAAGAGGACCTGGAGCGAGCGACCGTGGAGTATTCCCTCCTGCAGAACTTGGCCAAGCCCAGCAGTCTATTTGATTGCGCCGACCGGTCTGATGGCTCGTCTATATCTGCTCCCAGCCGTGAATGGTTGGCGAGCCCGCCACCGACTTCGAGCTCCGAACCACACTGCCTTGCGGCTTCACGGCCGCGGTATTGTGGACATGAGCTTAACGCGGGACAGATGTGGGAGTTTATTACCGGTCACCGCCTGTTTCAGGAAGGACTGGCGGACGTTGACTCGATTGCTCGCGAGCTGCGCAGGTTCTTTCCAGGGGATGGCATGGGAGGCATCACAGAAGACATTCTCACCCACTGCATTCACGAGAGCGCGAGACTGCGGCAGGGGGGTTACAGACTACAGTTGACAGATAAATTCCGCCCGTCATCGATTTAG